One segment of Trichlorobacter ammonificans DNA contains the following:
- a CDS encoding PHP domain-containing protein, whose product MIDIDLHMHSTCSDGLLEPEDLVNAAGRAGLGVIALCDHDSIAGVARAMAAGRARGVEVLTGVELSVAWQNWRDVHLLGYGIDLASPELLRCLATFAERRANRNREIVAAVNRRLDHEGRQPLDPDDVTALAGGVMGRPHIARALMARAYVASMEEAFDRYLVPCDVPKTYWPMEEAIAAIRRAGGAAVLAHPTSISTDFTVLERLVGGLAAIGLDGVEVYNSMASEAEAAFLQGLTRRHRLVTTAGSDFHGIDPGDTMGKGRGGIRFSGALLPPLYARIAERQEPL is encoded by the coding sequence ATGATTGATATTGACCTGCACATGCATTCCACCTGCTCCGATGGCCTGCTCGAACCGGAGGACCTGGTCAATGCGGCCGGTCGCGCCGGGCTCGGCGTCATTGCGCTCTGCGATCACGACAGCATTGCCGGGGTTGCACGGGCCATGGCCGCCGGCCGGGCACGGGGGGTCGAGGTGCTGACGGGGGTGGAGCTGTCCGTTGCCTGGCAGAACTGGCGCGACGTCCATCTGCTGGGCTACGGCATTGACCTCGCGTCACCGGAACTGCTGCGGTGCCTTGCCACCTTTGCCGAGCGCCGCGCCAACCGTAACCGGGAAATAGTTGCCGCAGTCAACCGCCGCCTTGATCACGAGGGACGGCAACCGCTGGACCCCGACGACGTCACTGCACTGGCGGGAGGGGTGATGGGGCGTCCCCATATCGCCCGTGCCCTGATGGCGCGTGCCTATGTCGCCAGCATGGAGGAAGCATTTGATCGCTACCTGGTACCCTGCGACGTCCCCAAGACCTACTGGCCGATGGAGGAGGCCATTGCCGCCATCCGGCGGGCAGGTGGGGCGGCGGTGCTGGCCCATCCCACCAGCATCAGCACCGATTTCACGGTGCTGGAGCGTCTGGTCGGCGGACTTGCCGCCATTGGCCTGGACGGCGTTGAGGTTTACAACAGCATGGCCAGCGAGGCGGAAGCGGCCTTCCTGCAGGGGCTGACCCGTCGTCATCGGCTCGTTACCACCGCAGGGTCTGATTTTCATGGTATCGATCCTGGCGATACCATGGGAAAGGGGCGGGGCGGCATCCGGTTTTCCGGTGCGCTGCTCCCACCCCTGTATGCGCGGATTGCCGAACGGCAGGAACCGCTCTAG
- a CDS encoding MgtC/SapB family protein: MPFPSLDPEMLLRLVLAGFLGSLVGLEREIHGRPAGFRTHLLVALGAALFVLVSLEFYQRFGRSGLPGPPGVDPGRVAAQVVTGIGFLGAGAIIKEGATVRGLTTAACLWVAAAIGVACGVGMFSLAAATTVLALISLLALKKVEAAISKDTYLQVTVFATDRPGLLDSITRAVQECGAGLMEAATERDLVTGTIQHEFNVKLSGRNASCRLLDVLSAVEGVRRIAVR, encoded by the coding sequence ATGCCGTTTCCCTCTCTTGATCCCGAGATGTTGCTCCGTCTGGTTCTGGCCGGCTTTCTGGGGAGCCTGGTGGGGCTTGAGCGGGAGATTCACGGCCGGCCGGCAGGATTCCGTACCCATCTGCTGGTGGCACTGGGCGCGGCACTGTTCGTGCTGGTTTCCCTGGAGTTTTACCAGCGCTTCGGGAGAAGCGGGCTGCCGGGACCGCCCGGCGTCGATCCGGGCAGGGTCGCGGCCCAGGTGGTTACCGGCATTGGCTTTCTCGGCGCCGGGGCGATCATCAAGGAGGGAGCCACGGTGCGGGGATTGACCACCGCCGCCTGCCTCTGGGTTGCGGCCGCCATCGGTGTTGCCTGTGGCGTGGGCATGTTTTCCCTTGCCGCCGCCACCACCGTTCTGGCACTGATCAGCCTCCTGGCGCTGAAGAAGGTTGAAGCGGCGATCAGCAAGGACACCTACCTCCAGGTTACCGTTTTCGCCACTGACCGCCCGGGGCTGCTTGACAGTATCACGCGAGCGGTGCAGGAGTGCGGTGCCGGCCTTATGGAGGCGGCCACGGAACGCGACCTGGTGACGGGAACTATTCAACATGAGTTCAACGTGAAGCTGTCAGGAAGGAACGCCTCCTGTCGCCTGCTGGATGTGCTTTCGGCGGTGGAGGGGGTCAGGCGGATTGCGGTGCGGTAG
- a CDS encoding endonuclease III domain-containing protein, protein MKDQQIHEAMALLRQECRQWPTPSVTVVAQRHRSPFTVLISCIISLRTRDAVTAAASERLFSRAVSPDALVRLTVDEIADLIYPAGFFRVKAGQIRDICCRLLEEYGGTVPDTVEELVRFKGVGRKTANLVVTLGYGKPGICVDIHVHRITNRWGYVATATPDETEMALRRTLPPEYWIEINDLLVSYGQHRCFPTVPACSGCPLALLCSRIGVTRSK, encoded by the coding sequence ATGAAGGATCAGCAGATACATGAAGCCATGGCCCTGCTCCGACAGGAGTGCCGGCAGTGGCCGACGCCGTCGGTCACCGTGGTGGCGCAGCGCCACCGCTCCCCGTTTACGGTGCTCATCTCCTGTATCATCTCGCTGCGCACCCGCGACGCGGTGACGGCAGCGGCATCGGAACGGCTCTTCTCCCGGGCCGTCTCCCCGGACGCACTGGTGCGCTTGACCGTGGACGAGATCGCCGACCTGATCTATCCGGCCGGCTTCTTCCGGGTCAAGGCCGGCCAGATCCGCGACATCTGCTGCCGGCTGCTGGAAGAGTACGGCGGCACGGTCCCCGATACCGTCGAAGAACTGGTCCGCTTCAAGGGGGTAGGCCGAAAAACGGCAAACCTGGTGGTGACGCTGGGATACGGTAAGCCGGGAATCTGCGTCGATATCCATGTGCACCGCATCACCAACCGCTGGGGCTACGTCGCCACCGCAACCCCCGATGAAACCGAAATGGCGCTGCGCCGCACATTGCCGCCGGAGTACTGGATCGAGATCAATGACCTGCTGGTCAGTTACGGCCAACACCGCTGCTTCCCCACGGTGCCGGCATGCTCCGGCTGCCCGCTGGCTCTGCTGTGCAGCCGGATCGGGGTCACCCGCAGCAAGTGA
- a CDS encoding cytidylate kinase family protein, which translates to MAIITISREMGTGAYSIAQELAKKLKYTLVDGPRLAACAADYGLSVDLLQSVDEKPPSYNTVEDRQRAACLNRIELILLDYARKGNVILYGRGAQDLLRGCGNLLRLRFIADFDERVERFAEREWIDPDLARELIRRSDHQRGGFIHYYFNRDWNDPLEYDLIFNTMRLSPAAIIDSVMSALKDPQLKEADAWAGNIIDNAILVKRIETALLQSDELAYRPFRIDMEDGTVTLSGYIGSEQEKTAALRVVGAMEGVSRVIDDLAVVNYKAFKEKI; encoded by the coding sequence ATGGCGATCATAACGATTTCACGGGAGATGGGTACCGGAGCGTACTCCATCGCCCAGGAGCTGGCAAAGAAGCTGAAATATACCCTGGTCGACGGCCCCCGGCTGGCTGCCTGCGCCGCCGACTATGGACTCTCGGTGGATCTGCTGCAGTCCGTCGACGAAAAGCCCCCCTCCTACAACACGGTTGAAGACCGGCAGCGGGCAGCCTGCCTGAACCGTATCGAACTGATCCTGCTCGACTACGCCCGCAAGGGGAACGTGATCCTGTACGGACGGGGCGCCCAGGACCTGCTGCGCGGCTGCGGCAACCTGCTGCGGCTGCGCTTCATCGCCGATTTCGATGAGCGGGTCGAGCGTTTTGCCGAACGGGAATGGATCGACCCCGACCTGGCCCGGGAGCTGATCCGGCGCAGTGATCACCAGCGCGGTGGCTTCATCCACTACTACTTCAACCGGGACTGGAACGACCCCCTGGAGTATGACCTGATCTTCAACACCATGCGCCTTTCACCCGCCGCCATCATCGATTCCGTCATGTCGGCGCTGAAGGACCCGCAGCTGAAGGAGGCCGATGCCTGGGCCGGCAACATTATCGACAACGCCATCCTGGTGAAACGGATCGAAACGGCGCTCCTGCAGTCTGACGAGCTGGCATACCGCCCCTTCAGGATCGATATGGAAGACGGCACGGTGACCCTGTCCGGCTACATCGGCTCGGAGCAGGAAAAAACCGCCGCCCTGCGGGTCGTCGGCGCCATGGAAGGAGTGTCGCGGGTTATCGACGACTTGGCGGTGGTCAATTACAAGGCATTCAAGGAAAAAATCTAG
- a CDS encoding methyltransferase family protein, with the protein MSEPLDFILRFSIFAAVHSLLAIPGVKGALAHRSGLYRLAYNLLSCLLFGWVMLVWQSTSVLYLVPGVWSLVCHGLQGVVLLAVVSCLRQTGMAAFLGTDLGKNEATPRLHTTGWYRLVRHPLYLLGILFCLLNPVMTTRWLVLTLLSTGYFLAGALLEERRLLSVFGFAYEAYRREVPFIIPRVRRSPTAPQSA; encoded by the coding sequence ATGTCGGAACCGCTTGATTTCATACTCCGCTTTTCCATTTTTGCGGCTGTTCACTCGCTGCTGGCGATCCCCGGTGTCAAGGGGGCGCTGGCACACCGGTCCGGCCTCTACCGCCTGGCCTACAACCTGCTTTCCTGTCTCCTGTTCGGCTGGGTGATGCTGGTCTGGCAGTCCACCTCTGTGCTCTATCTGGTTCCCGGTGTCTGGAGCCTGGTGTGCCATGGGCTCCAGGGAGTGGTGCTACTGGCGGTGGTCTCCTGTCTCCGGCAGACCGGCATGGCAGCCTTCCTGGGGACCGACCTGGGAAAAAACGAGGCAACACCTCGCCTGCACACTACCGGCTGGTACCGTCTCGTCCGTCACCCGCTGTACCTTCTGGGGATACTGTTCTGCCTGCTGAATCCGGTCATGACCACCCGCTGGCTGGTGTTGACCCTGCTCAGCACCGGTTACTTCCTGGCCGGTGCCCTGCTGGAGGAGCGCCGGCTACTGAGCGTCTTCGGTTTCGCCTACGAAGCATACCGCCGGGAGGTACCGTTCATCATTCCCCGCGTGCGGCGGTCGCCTACCGCACCGCAATCCGCCTGA
- a CDS encoding thiolase family protein: MHPEFIPRPVYIAASWMAPVGRYAGKEREKLTFLEMAERCDQVFETSPIRKRQIEAVVVGSQNPAAFSGVDNTAAKIAGILGVSGVKSILIDTASSSGASAFENAYLEVASGRHDHVLAIGIQKMSDASTAAATGIIAGVIDRNESEYGLTMPACGALVARALKERLGLSDEEWSAYSALLTERSQRFAAVNSEAHLQQPLPVADYFRQVDSGENYRYWYPLRYHDFCPMSDGMAAVILTSRPQDVMVSGLGSATDIPTIADRNYFHSFPATVIAASVAYGMAGLRTLAPLEGNLHVNMHDPFNGFGPINLVDLGVVPRHRLFDALLDDGLTGPTGSWPTNLTGGLKGRGHPLGATGMIQIVENHRMIVNGRFNAGLSHSIGGPINNNVVVLMERTDSFERRCHEPYRPWGMPSLGRLKPRGVDLDALLADTGRCTGEFVTGTIRYHYKTARPEVVILIVACRHNGRKFRFLFGLDGSHAAEVMGLGTGDGIMIERQEGEIMLNRMPVKRFYRRTLDGLRAIAESGWKQLRS; this comes from the coding sequence ATGCATCCAGAATTCATCCCCCGTCCGGTTTACATCGCCGCCTCATGGATGGCGCCGGTGGGGCGTTACGCCGGCAAAGAACGCGAAAAGCTGACCTTCCTCGAAATGGCGGAACGCTGCGACCAGGTGTTTGAGACCAGCCCGATCAGAAAACGCCAGATCGAGGCGGTGGTGGTGGGAAGCCAGAACCCGGCGGCCTTTTCGGGGGTGGACAACACTGCCGCCAAGATCGCCGGTATCCTGGGGGTTTCCGGAGTCAAGTCCATCCTGATCGACACCGCCTCCTCCTCTGGCGCCTCGGCCTTTGAAAACGCCTACCTGGAGGTGGCCTCGGGACGGCACGACCATGTCTTGGCCATCGGCATCCAGAAGATGAGCGACGCCTCAACCGCTGCAGCGACCGGCATCATCGCCGGAGTCATCGACCGCAACGAATCGGAGTATGGCCTGACCATGCCGGCCTGCGGTGCCCTGGTGGCACGTGCCCTGAAAGAGCGGCTGGGACTGTCCGATGAGGAATGGTCCGCCTACTCCGCCCTGTTGACGGAACGCAGCCAGCGTTTCGCCGCCGTCAACAGCGAAGCGCATCTGCAGCAGCCGCTCCCGGTGGCGGACTATTTCCGCCAGGTCGATAGCGGCGAAAACTATCGTTACTGGTATCCGCTGCGCTACCACGACTTCTGTCCCATGTCCGACGGCATGGCAGCGGTCATTCTGACCTCCCGCCCCCAGGATGTGATGGTTTCCGGCCTGGGCAGCGCCACCGACATTCCCACCATCGCGGACCGTAACTACTTCCACTCCTTCCCGGCCACCGTCATTGCCGCCTCTGTTGCCTACGGCATGGCCGGCCTGCGCACGCTGGCCCCTTTGGAGGGGAACCTCCACGTCAACATGCACGACCCCTTCAACGGCTTCGGCCCGATCAACCTGGTGGACCTGGGGGTGGTGCCCCGCCACCGCCTGTTCGACGCCCTGCTGGACGATGGCCTGACCGGCCCCACCGGCTCCTGGCCCACCAACCTGACCGGCGGCCTGAAGGGCCGCGGTCACCCCTTGGGGGCCACCGGCATGATCCAGATCGTGGAGAACCACCGCATGATCGTCAATGGCCGCTTCAATGCCGGCCTGTCCCACTCCATCGGTGGCCCGATCAACAACAACGTGGTGGTCCTGATGGAACGGACCGACAGCTTCGAGCGGCGCTGCCACGAACCGTACCGCCCCTGGGGCATGCCGTCACTGGGACGGCTGAAACCCAGGGGCGTGGACCTTGACGCACTCCTGGCCGACACGGGCCGCTGCACAGGGGAGTTCGTGACCGGGACGATCCGCTACCACTACAAGACTGCCCGGCCGGAAGTGGTGATCCTGATCGTGGCCTGCCGTCATAACGGCAGGAAGTTCAGGTTTCTGTTCGGCCTGGATGGCTCGCATGCTGCGGAGGTGATGGGGCTGGGCACTGGCGACGGCATCATGATCGAACGACAGGAAGGGGAGATCATGCTGAACCGGATGCCGGTCAAACGCTTCTACCGGCGCACCCTGGACGGCCTCCGCGCCATCGCCGAAAGCGGCTGGAAACAGCTGCGTTCATGA
- a CDS encoding NAD(P)-dependent oxidoreductase: protein MQRKIGFIGLGTVGRHMAVNLAKGEYDITVYDPDPAKVADLVSLGAKGAANAAEASRGKELVISIVSEGDELGPLFCGETGVLAGIDPGTIFADMGTTSLETTMKMADETTKRGALYLDAPIWGNKDHAASGLLTIIVGGDPAIIGRCREPFSVFGLNTIHVGSVGDATKMKFIVNLAQATLVQVLAESIVFGEKMGFSADKILEVLDTRGVASPIFHLKGRAMARNEFTRSLALKYVNDGLHLVMNAARLVGLSLPAGEAASKMYEKGVEAGYGEEDFSAVIKVLRS from the coding sequence ATGCAGCGTAAAATCGGCTTTATCGGTCTGGGAACGGTCGGACGACATATGGCGGTCAACCTGGCCAAGGGGGAATACGACATCACGGTGTACGATCCGGATCCCGCCAAGGTTGCCGATCTGGTGTCGCTGGGGGCCAAGGGTGCCGCAAATGCCGCCGAGGCATCCCGTGGCAAGGAACTGGTCATCTCCATCGTCTCCGAAGGAGATGAACTGGGGCCGCTGTTCTGCGGCGAGACCGGCGTACTGGCCGGTATCGACCCCGGCACCATTTTTGCCGACATGGGCACCACCTCCCTGGAGACCACCATGAAAATGGCGGACGAAACCACCAAGCGTGGCGCCCTCTACCTGGACGCACCGATCTGGGGCAACAAGGACCATGCGGCAAGCGGCCTGCTCACCATCATCGTCGGCGGCGATCCGGCCATCATCGGCAGATGCCGGGAGCCCTTCAGCGTCTTCGGCCTGAACACCATCCACGTGGGCAGTGTCGGCGACGCCACCAAGATGAAGTTCATCGTCAACCTGGCCCAGGCCACCCTGGTGCAGGTACTGGCCGAGAGTATCGTGTTCGGCGAAAAAATGGGGTTCAGCGCTGACAAAATCCTGGAGGTTCTGGACACCCGCGGCGTTGCCTCACCGATTTTCCACCTCAAGGGACGCGCCATGGCCCGCAACGAGTTTACCCGCAGCCTGGCCCTCAAATATGTCAACGACGGCCTGCACCTGGTCATGAACGCCGCCCGCCTGGTGGGGCTCTCATTACCGGCAGGCGAAGCCGCCAGCAAGATGTACGAAAAAGGGGTGGAGGCCGGCTACGGCGAAGAGGACTTCTCGGCCGTCATCAAAGTCCTGCGCTCCTAG